In a single window of the Actinomycetes bacterium genome:
- a CDS encoding RNA polymerase sigma factor: MLGPTFEAVLTAAVRGDDEAFRELWRDLQPPLLRYLRVRAPDVADDLAAETWLEVIRGLRRFTGDEQGFRAWMFTIARHRAIDWRRRAARQHTELLPSEALLDRAAPDDPAVAALEAISTRSALAVLATLPAEQAEAILLRVVAGLDVAEVAGIMGKRPGTVRVLTHRGLRRLAERFSLHLEHRGAG; the protein is encoded by the coding sequence ATGCTCGGACCTACCTTCGAGGCCGTGCTCACGGCCGCCGTACGAGGCGACGACGAGGCGTTCCGCGAGCTGTGGCGCGACCTGCAGCCCCCGTTGCTCCGCTATCTGCGGGTTCGCGCTCCCGACGTAGCCGACGACCTCGCTGCCGAGACCTGGCTCGAGGTGATCCGCGGCCTACGGCGGTTCACCGGTGACGAGCAGGGGTTCCGCGCCTGGATGTTCACCATTGCCCGCCACCGGGCCATCGACTGGCGCCGTCGGGCGGCGCGCCAGCACACCGAGTTGCTGCCTTCCGAGGCGCTCCTGGACCGCGCGGCACCAGACGACCCGGCCGTCGCCGCGCTCGAGGCCATCTCCACCCGGAGCGCCCTGGCTGTGCTCGCCACGCTGCCCGCCGAGCAGGCTGAGGCGATCCTTCTCCGGGTGGTCGCCGGCTTGGACGTCGCCGAGGTCGCTGGCATCATGGGCAAGCGCCCGGGGACGGTCCGCGTGCTCACCCACCGGGGGCTGCGCCGGTTGGCCGAGCGGTTCAGCCTCCATCTGGAGCATCGCGGGGCAGGGTAA